From Electrophorus electricus isolate fEleEle1 chromosome 8, fEleEle1.pri, whole genome shotgun sequence, the proteins below share one genomic window:
- the si:ch211-264f5.6 gene encoding carcinoembryonic antigen-related cell adhesion molecule 5, producing the protein MDFYNFRLLLLILTAIGCRSGDSLLPPNISGVIGRNVTFPTALPASISGVASLSWTFKSPTQPQPSPVYTRLNDNEKVASGYVGRILCNKTTFALQLGPLTSMDGGTYSLSVITLDMVTLTAETILEVLEAVADVKVIYSPREPVEINSTVVLTCVAQGSSLSYNWMNGSAPVVADGQHVTLNRSQLIISSVFRGDLLGPIYCIAQNKLESARSPVFNLTVSYGPEKVAMTRVPTDEVLKKGSNMTLSCTAQSSPVADLLWLLNGVLLPMKGSTLYLSGLTEEQSGNYTCMAYNNITRRYTVSQVTTVSIIEAISGTNINGPASLLIAGNSTANLTCKALAGKADRVVWFKDGKSLETTPRVILNGDKSTVSILEVQKEDAGKYSCHLINSVNTDIDNYVMVINYGPENVKITGVKQVEVVDTVVMTCLAASVPAPTYVWKFNGTVLDTTTAEYKINKPDYRNSGIYTCEAYNPITGLTNIATHSLLVKGEGELHDQLSDGAIAAIVITVLIILAVIIAFIIHKKRKVTDIPSPY; encoded by the exons ATGGATTTTTACAACTTTAGGTTGCTTTTGCTAATTCTGACAGCAATTG GATGCCGCTCTGGAGACTCACTTCTCCCACCGAATATCAGTGGCGTAATCGGCAGAAATGTCACTTTCCCGACTGCGCTTCCTGCGTCGATATCGGGAGTCGCCTCGTTATCGTGGACTTTCAAATCTCCAACCCAACCTCAGCCCTCTCCCGTGTACACGAGACTTAATGACAATGAAAAAGTCGCCAGTGGTTACGTCGGCCGTATCCTCTGCAACAAGACAACCTTTGCTCTACAACTCGGACCCCTGACGTCGATGGACGGAGGAACCTATTCCCTTAGCGTAATAACTCTCGATATGGTTACATTGACGGCCGAGACTATACTCGAGGTGCTAG AGGCCGTGGCAGATGTGAAGGTCATCTACAGCCCCCGTGAACCTGTGGAGATCAACAGCACTGTGGTCCTGACCTGCGTGGCCCAAGGCTCCTCGCTCTCCTACAACTGGATGAATGGCTCGGCCCCTGTGGTGGCGGACGGGCAGCATGTCACACTCAACAGGAGTCAGCTGATCATTAGCAGTGTGTTCCGCGGTGACCTGCTTGGACCCATCTATTGCATCGCCCAGAACAAGCTGGAGTCGGCCAGGAGCCCTGTATTCAACCTTACCGTCAGCT ATGGCCCAGAGAAAGTTGCTATGACAAGAGTGCCGACTGATGAGGTCCTGAAGAAGGGTTCCAACATGACACTCTCATGCACCGCTCAGTCCAGTCCTGTGGCTGACCTCCTTTGGCTTCTGAATGGAGTCCTGCTGCCCATGAAGGGTAGCACACTCTACCTGTCTGGCCTCACAGAAGAACAGAGCGGCAACTACACCTGCATGGCCTACAACAACATCACCAGGCGCTACACTGTTTCCCAGGTCACCACAGTATCCATCATAG AGGCCATCTCTGGCACAAACATCAATGGCCCTGCTTCCCTACTCATCGCCGGCAACAGCACGGCCAATCTGACGTGCAAAGCTCTGGCAGGGAAAGCGGACCGCGTAGTGTGGTTCAAGGACGGCAAGTCACTGGAGACCACCCCCCGTGTGATCCTCAACGGCGACAAGAGCACGGTCAGCATCCTCGAGGTGCAGAAGGAGGATGCCGGCAAGTACAGCTGCCATCTGATAAACAGCGTGAACACCGACATCGACAACTATGTGATGGTGATCaact ATGGGCCAGAGAATGTGAAAATCACAGGGGTCAAGCAGGTGGAGGTTGTCGATACTGTGGTGATGACATGCTTGGCTGCCTCAGTGCCGGCACCCACCTACGTCTGGAAGTTCAACGGCACAGTCCTGGATACCACCACAGCTGAGTACAAGATCAACAAACCTGACTACAGGAACAGTGGCATATACACTTGCGAGGCTTACAACCCTATCACTGGACTCACCAATATTGCCACCCACAGTCTCCTAGTTAAGG GAGAGGGGGAACTGCATGACCAGCTGTCAGATGGTGCCATAGCTGCAATTGTCATAACCGTTCTCATCATTTTGGCTGTCATCATCGCCTTCATCATCCACAAAAAGCGGAAGGTTACAGA CATTCCCTCACCATATTAA